The Zobellia alginiliquefaciens genome contains a region encoding:
- the rlmD gene encoding 23S rRNA (uracil(1939)-C(5))-methyltransferase RlmD — protein sequence MRRKNRRQVFENIEVVDAGAKGKTIGKAPDGRVIFLTNTVPGDVVDVQTTKKRKAYFEGVATAFHSYSDKRTEPQCQHFGVCGGCKWQDMGYEHQLFYKQKEVENNLKRIGHLELPKTTPILGSEEQYFYRNKMEFSFSDSRWLTLEEIQSDENIADKNALGFHIPGMWDKILDIKKCHLQQDPSNAIRLETRDFAIKNGLTFFNPRNQHGQLRTLMIRTASTGELMVMVQFYEDDKAKRELLLNHLKETFPEITALLYVINQKQNDTIYDQEIVCFSGRDHIFEEMEGLKFKINAKSFYQTNSAQAYELYKLTREFANLNGDELVYDLYTGTGTIAQFVSKKAKKVVGIESVPEAIADAKANAERNEIDNVDFFVGDMKNVFNQEFINTHGTPDVIITDPPRDGMHKDVVQQILNIAPEKVVYVSCNSATQARDLALMKEMYQVVKVQPVDMFPQTHHVENIVLLKKL from the coding sequence ATGCGAAGAAAGAACAGGAGACAGGTATTCGAGAACATAGAGGTAGTAGATGCCGGTGCAAAAGGAAAAACAATTGGTAAAGCACCCGACGGAAGGGTCATTTTTTTGACCAATACCGTACCTGGTGATGTTGTAGATGTACAGACCACTAAAAAGAGAAAAGCCTATTTTGAAGGGGTGGCAACGGCTTTTCACAGCTATTCCGATAAGCGCACTGAACCACAATGTCAGCACTTTGGTGTTTGTGGAGGTTGCAAGTGGCAAGATATGGGCTATGAACACCAGCTCTTTTACAAGCAGAAGGAAGTTGAAAACAACCTAAAACGTATTGGACATCTTGAGTTGCCCAAAACTACTCCTATTTTAGGTTCCGAGGAGCAATATTTCTATCGTAACAAAATGGAGTTCTCATTTTCGGATAGTCGTTGGCTTACTTTAGAGGAAATTCAATCTGACGAAAATATTGCCGATAAAAATGCTTTGGGCTTTCATATTCCCGGAATGTGGGACAAGATTTTGGACATTAAAAAATGTCACTTGCAGCAAGACCCTTCTAATGCTATTCGATTAGAAACCCGTGATTTTGCTATCAAAAACGGACTCACATTTTTTAATCCAAGAAATCAGCACGGACAATTACGTACGCTTATGATTCGTACGGCTTCCACAGGAGAGCTTATGGTTATGGTTCAGTTTTATGAAGATGATAAAGCAAAACGCGAACTGTTGCTAAATCACCTTAAAGAAACCTTTCCAGAGATTACGGCTCTTCTATACGTTATAAATCAGAAACAAAACGATACTATTTACGACCAAGAAATTGTTTGTTTCTCTGGTCGTGACCATATTTTTGAAGAGATGGAGGGCTTGAAATTTAAAATCAACGCCAAGTCATTTTATCAGACCAATTCCGCGCAAGCTTACGAACTATATAAACTTACCCGAGAGTTTGCCAATTTAAATGGGGACGAACTCGTTTATGACCTTTACACCGGTACCGGAACCATTGCCCAGTTCGTTTCTAAAAAAGCAAAAAAAGTTGTTGGTATTGAGTCGGTACCCGAAGCCATTGCAGATGCCAAAGCTAACGCCGAACGAAATGAAATAGACAATGTAGATTTCTTTGTGGGCGACATGAAAAATGTTTTCAATCAAGAATTTATAAACACCCACGGTACTCCAGACGTAATTATTACTGATCCGCCAAGGGATGGTATGCACAAAGATGTGGTACAGCAAATATTGAACATTGCCCCGGAAAAAGTGGTTTATGTAAGCTGTAATAGCGCTACACAAGCTCGTGACCTGGCACTAATGAAAGAGATGTACCAAGTGGTAAAAGTGCAACCGGTAGATATGTTTCCGCAAACGCACCATGTTGAAAATATTGTACTTTTGAAAAAGCTATAG
- a CDS encoding CCC motif membrane protein, with protein sequence MEQHKLPNATLILVFGILSIVTCCCYGILGLIFGIVALVLAKKATAIYLENPENYTDYGNVKTGKILAIIGIVLSAIYLLMTIGMIAFLGFDEMQDPELMREKMEELLG encoded by the coding sequence ATGGAACAACACAAATTGCCCAATGCTACGCTCATTCTTGTATTTGGAATACTCTCAATAGTTACATGCTGTTGCTATGGTATTCTTGGTCTAATATTTGGAATCGTGGCCTTAGTCTTAGCAAAAAAAGCAACTGCTATATATTTAGAAAACCCAGAAAACTATACAGATTACGGCAATGTAAAAACAGGTAAAATTCTAGCTATTATTGGTATTGTGTTAAGTGCCATCTATCTATTAATGACTATTGGTATGATAGCTTTCCTAGGCTTTGATGAAATGCAAGACCCAGAGTTAATGCGAGAAAAAATGGAAGAATTGTTAGGATAA
- a CDS encoding DUF6452 family protein, giving the protein MNKLKILLVILLGILSFSACEKDDICTDADTPQLVIRFYDALNPTEFKDVQNLIVWGILENEGKDTIDNIALDSIVLPLRVDASSTTFALSRQLSIDDINVDTLTFNYDVKELYKSRACGYIANFENLTATVKQDDSVWIQTIDVDNALIENTVSAHVKIFH; this is encoded by the coding sequence ATGAACAAACTCAAAATACTTCTTGTTATCCTACTGGGTATTCTCTCTTTTTCTGCTTGTGAAAAGGATGATATCTGTACCGATGCCGATACTCCCCAACTGGTTATTCGTTTTTACGATGCCCTAAACCCTACTGAATTTAAGGATGTCCAAAACCTGATTGTTTGGGGTATTTTAGAAAACGAAGGAAAGGACACCATTGACAACATTGCATTAGATTCTATTGTTTTGCCGTTACGTGTAGACGCAAGTAGCACTACATTTGCCTTATCAAGACAATTGAGTATTGATGATATTAATGTAGATACGCTAACCTTTAACTATGACGTAAAGGAACTTTACAAATCTAGAGCTTGCGGTTATATTGCTAATTTTGAGAACTTAACGGCTACGGTTAAACAGGATGACTCGGTTTGGATTCAGACCATAGACGTAGATAATGCACTTATAGAAAATACAGTTTCTGCCCATGTTAAGATATTTCACTAG
- a CDS encoding CCC motif membrane protein: MQQPLPGASNALTFGILSIVLTLICCGPFGAIFSFIGLSNAKTAQQAFDQSNGEYSGIENVKTGKILSYVGLALAAVYLLIAILYFGVIAAIIATAASGNI; this comes from the coding sequence ATGCAACAACCCTTACCGGGCGCCAGTAACGCGCTCACTTTTGGAATTCTTTCTATAGTCTTGACCCTTATTTGCTGCGGTCCTTTTGGCGCTATTTTTAGTTTCATTGGTCTATCTAATGCAAAAACAGCTCAGCAGGCATTTGACCAGAGCAATGGTGAATATTCAGGCATTGAAAATGTTAAGACCGGAAAAATATTATCGTACGTAGGTCTGGCATTGGCAGCCGTATATTTACTTATTGCCATTCTTTACTTTGGCGTCATTGCCGCAATCATTGCAACGGCAGCCTCTGGTAACATATAA
- a CDS encoding DUF2752 domain-containing protein, whose product MQLAAILLVLEDYMLPCLNKKLFGIDCPGCGLQRSIVLFFKGDLSAAFDMYPAIFTLIPLVLFAITSQFIRFRFDTTIKITLGILSGSIIVVNYILKMTHLTH is encoded by the coding sequence ATGCAATTAGCCGCCATTCTACTAGTACTTGAAGATTATATGCTGCCTTGCCTGAACAAAAAGCTTTTTGGTATTGATTGTCCTGGCTGTGGTCTTCAACGCTCTATCGTTCTTTTCTTCAAAGGGGATTTAAGTGCTGCTTTTGATATGTACCCGGCCATTTTTACGTTAATTCCGCTTGTTTTGTTTGCTATTACAAGTCAATTTATTCGATTTCGATTTGATACCACTATAAAAATCACCCTTGGTATACTCAGCGGTTCTATTATAGTAGTTAACTATATTTTAAAAATGACTCACCTAACCCACTAA
- a CDS encoding Smr/MutS family protein: MAVFQIGDKVETIDDVISGKVIKILGSVVTIETNDGFALDFESNELVRIDTGDIRVSNYEINQIKAEKELPKKRRTQIIKPKERNAPKMEVDLHIHQLTKSSKGMSNHEMLNLQLDTARGQLEFAIRKRIQKVVFIHGVGEGVLKEELYYLFRRYDNIKYYDADYQKYGLGATEIYIYQNG; encoded by the coding sequence ATGGCCGTTTTTCAAATAGGGGACAAGGTAGAGACCATAGATGATGTTATCTCTGGTAAGGTAATTAAGATTTTAGGAAGTGTGGTAACCATTGAAACGAACGATGGATTTGCCCTAGATTTTGAGTCGAATGAATTGGTTAGGATAGATACGGGCGATATTAGGGTTAGTAATTACGAAATAAACCAAATCAAGGCTGAAAAAGAACTTCCAAAGAAAAGAAGAACCCAGATTATAAAACCCAAGGAACGGAATGCGCCCAAAATGGAAGTGGACTTACATATACACCAACTCACCAAGTCCAGTAAGGGTATGAGTAATCATGAAATGCTTAATTTACAATTGGATACGGCGCGCGGTCAATTGGAGTTTGCTATACGTAAACGCATCCAAAAAGTAGTGTTTATCCACGGAGTAGGAGAAGGTGTGCTTAAAGAAGAACTGTATTATCTTTTTAGGCGCTACGACAATATCAAATACTATGATGCGGATTACCAAAAATATGGTTTAGGGGCTACCGAGATTTATATTTACCAGAACGGTTAG
- a CDS encoding TonB-dependent receptor, with protein MKCSRLILVFALFGFTLATSAQTATLTGIVLNKANEPLREVHITTNSSGTFSDENGFYSVQVIADKPITITFSHLGHKNAILEDLILSTNEVFEFNPILSVDAIQIDGVTITPTGKKMVSGITSLSPEIVRNIPGANAGVENILKLLPGVSSSNELSTQYNVRGGNYDENLVYVNEIEVYRPFLIRSAQQEGMSFVNSDMVQNVRFSSGGFQAKYGDKLSSVLDITYKKPSETGAQLDLSFLGASATVETVSKNKKLSTISGIRYRNNGLLVNSQETNSNFNPTFADAQTFTTYRFSNKFHLDFLGTVSINDYKNEPLDRQTNFGTINDPKSLKIYYQGEENNRYNTVLGALKGNYFLNENTTLKLIASLYHTTEEEYSDVIAQYALGDINNDLNSPSFGSATNLRGIGTQFNRARNELDALIFNITHKGNHTIENKVLEWGIKYTHEDIRDQLRESEFIDSVGFFVRPPLPEFNTNEPEEPSNSPLVAYDGVNAINFVKTDRFSGFVQFSNRLSLASHDFHYNIGVRAQHWTISGEDIKTLSQFVISPRGQMSLKPNWKRDMVFRLSGGLYYQPPFYRELRDATGTINPDVKAQESIHLVLGNEYSFHLWDRPFTLMSEVYYKKLNHVNTYTLEDVRIRYVANNDAKAYAYGADLRLNGAFVPGTESWVSIGVLKTEENSNGRGYIARPSDQRLKLGVLFQDYIPEFPNFKMYLNLVYNTGVPGGSPNYADPYQYNTRLRDYKRADLGISHIFVGGNRTYQKNHWLHRFKELSAGFEIFNLFNNQNSITNTWVRDVDSKQQFAVPNFMTSRVFNLRLSMRF; from the coding sequence TTGAAGTGCTCTAGACTTATCCTTGTTTTTGCGCTATTCGGTTTTACACTTGCCACAAGTGCACAAACCGCTACGCTTACGGGTATAGTTCTAAACAAAGCCAATGAACCTTTAAGAGAGGTACATATTACCACTAACTCCTCCGGCACTTTTTCCGATGAAAATGGATTTTACTCAGTGCAAGTAATAGCAGATAAACCCATTACGATAACATTTTCTCATTTAGGACATAAAAATGCCATATTAGAAGACTTAATTTTATCCACCAACGAAGTTTTTGAATTCAACCCTATATTGAGCGTTGATGCCATACAAATTGATGGTGTAACCATTACTCCTACGGGAAAGAAAATGGTTTCCGGTATTACCTCGCTAAGCCCAGAAATTGTACGAAATATACCAGGAGCTAATGCTGGAGTGGAAAATATCCTAAAACTGTTACCCGGTGTTTCTTCAAGCAATGAACTAAGCACCCAATATAATGTGCGCGGCGGCAACTATGATGAAAATCTGGTATATGTAAATGAGATTGAAGTCTATCGTCCTTTTTTGATTCGCTCAGCTCAGCAGGAAGGAATGAGTTTTGTGAATAGTGATATGGTTCAAAATGTTCGTTTTTCTTCTGGTGGATTCCAAGCAAAATATGGCGATAAACTTTCATCCGTTTTAGACATCACTTATAAGAAACCCTCAGAAACCGGCGCTCAATTAGACTTAAGTTTTCTAGGAGCGAGTGCCACTGTAGAAACGGTTTCCAAAAACAAAAAACTCAGTACAATTAGTGGCATTCGGTATAGAAATAATGGCCTACTAGTAAATAGCCAAGAGACCAACTCCAATTTCAACCCTACTTTTGCAGATGCACAAACCTTTACTACCTATCGGTTTTCCAACAAATTCCATCTAGACTTTCTGGGAACGGTCTCCATTAACGATTACAAGAACGAACCTTTAGACCGGCAGACCAATTTTGGTACTATTAACGACCCAAAATCACTCAAAATATATTATCAAGGGGAAGAAAACAATCGCTATAACACGGTTTTAGGAGCGTTAAAAGGGAATTATTTCTTAAACGAAAATACCACACTAAAGCTTATTGCTTCACTCTACCACACTACAGAAGAAGAATATTCAGATGTAATTGCACAATATGCATTAGGTGATATTAATAATGATCTTAATAGTCCTTCTTTTGGGAGTGCTACCAATCTACGTGGCATCGGCACACAATTCAACCGCGCTAGAAACGAGCTGGATGCGCTAATTTTCAACATTACCCATAAAGGAAACCATACCATTGAAAACAAAGTGCTTGAATGGGGAATAAAATATACTCACGAAGACATTCGCGATCAATTGCGTGAATCTGAATTTATTGATTCCGTTGGTTTTTTTGTTCGCCCACCTTTGCCCGAGTTCAATACCAATGAACCAGAAGAACCTTCCAACTCACCACTTGTTGCTTATGATGGTGTTAACGCTATAAATTTTGTCAAGACCGATCGCTTTTCAGGTTTTGTGCAATTTAGCAATAGACTCTCCTTGGCCTCTCATGATTTCCACTATAATATTGGAGTTCGAGCGCAACACTGGACAATTTCAGGAGAAGACATTAAAACCTTATCACAATTTGTTATTAGTCCACGCGGGCAGATGTCTTTAAAACCCAATTGGAAAAGGGATATGGTTTTCCGGCTTTCTGGTGGACTTTATTACCAGCCTCCTTTTTATCGTGAACTGCGGGATGCGACCGGAACCATCAATCCAGATGTAAAAGCCCAAGAATCCATTCACCTAGTATTGGGCAATGAGTATTCTTTTCACCTTTGGGACCGTCCTTTTACACTTATGAGCGAGGTATACTATAAGAAATTGAACCACGTAAATACGTATACGCTAGAAGATGTGCGCATACGATATGTTGCCAATAATGATGCTAAAGCCTACGCTTACGGAGCAGATTTAAGATTAAACGGAGCTTTTGTTCCCGGCACTGAATCCTGGGTAAGCATAGGAGTATTAAAGACAGAAGAAAATAGCAATGGCCGCGGCTATATTGCCAGACCTTCTGACCAACGGTTAAAATTGGGTGTATTATTTCAAGATTATATTCCTGAATTCCCCAATTTCAAAATGTACCTTAACCTAGTTTATAACACGGGTGTTCCCGGTGGTTCCCCAAATTATGCAGACCCTTATCAGTATAATACAAGATTACGTGATTATAAACGTGCAGATTTAGGAATTTCCCATATTTTTGTTGGCGGAAACAGAACCTATCAAAAAAACCATTGGTTGCACAGGTTTAAAGAACTGAGCGCAGGATTTGAGATATTTAATTTGTTCAACAATCAAAATTCAATTACCAATACATGGGTCAGGGACGTGGATAGCAAACAACAATTTGCAGTCCCTAATTTCATGACAAGTCGCGTGTTCAACCTAAGATTAAGCATGCGCTTTTAA
- a CDS encoding THUMP domain-containing class I SAM-dependent RNA methyltransferase produces the protein MSKNFKMVAKTLFGFEEILAKEIRNLGGGNVVEGVRNVAFEGDTGFMYKANLCLRTAIKIIKPIHSFSVRSENDLYKKIYAMDWAEYLSVNTTFAIDSTVNSDNFTHSLYVSQKVKDAIVDKFRDMDGSRPSVDVKFPDVRINIHIHNEHCNVSLDSSGRSLHQRGYRTATNIAPINEVLAAGLLLMSGWDGQCDFVDPMCGSGTMLTEAAMIACNIPVNINRKEFAFEKWHDFDQDLFEKIIEVSLNKVREFHHKIVGYDKAPSAVRKATDNVENANLSEYISVERKNFFDTEKFTDGKLHMVFNPPYGERLNLDMEDFYASIGDTLKQKYPGTEAWFITSNMEALKYVGLRPSRKIKVFNSHLESRLVKYVMYEGSKKAKYMNKNND, from the coding sequence ATGAGTAAAAATTTTAAAATGGTTGCCAAGACCCTCTTTGGTTTTGAAGAGATATTGGCTAAGGAAATTCGTAACCTTGGTGGAGGTAATGTGGTTGAAGGAGTTAGAAATGTGGCTTTTGAAGGGGATACCGGCTTTATGTATAAGGCCAATTTATGTTTGCGAACCGCCATTAAGATTATAAAACCTATTCATTCTTTTTCGGTACGTAGTGAGAATGACCTTTACAAAAAGATTTATGCCATGGATTGGGCCGAGTATCTTTCCGTGAACACCACTTTTGCCATAGATTCTACAGTTAATTCTGATAATTTTACGCATTCTCTTTATGTGTCGCAAAAGGTGAAAGATGCCATAGTTGATAAGTTTAGGGATATGGATGGAAGTCGACCTAGCGTAGACGTAAAGTTTCCTGACGTGCGTATTAATATCCATATTCATAATGAACATTGCAATGTGTCCTTGGATAGTTCAGGACGTTCTTTACACCAACGTGGATATCGTACGGCTACTAATATTGCTCCTATAAATGAAGTATTGGCAGCAGGACTTTTACTGATGAGCGGATGGGACGGGCAATGTGATTTTGTAGATCCTATGTGCGGTAGTGGTACTATGTTAACGGAGGCCGCAATGATTGCTTGCAACATACCGGTAAACATTAATAGAAAGGAATTTGCTTTTGAAAAATGGCATGATTTTGACCAAGACCTTTTTGAGAAAATTATAGAAGTCAGTCTGAACAAAGTTAGGGAGTTTCACCATAAAATTGTGGGTTATGATAAAGCTCCTTCTGCGGTGCGAAAGGCAACTGATAACGTTGAGAACGCCAACCTCTCTGAATACATTTCTGTGGAGCGAAAAAACTTTTTTGATACGGAAAAGTTCACGGACGGGAAGTTGCATATGGTCTTCAATCCGCCTTACGGAGAACGATTGAATTTGGATATGGAAGATTTTTACGCATCCATTGGAGATACTTTAAAGCAGAAATACCCAGGTACTGAAGCTTGGTTTATTACTTCAAATATGGAAGCTCTTAAATACGTAGGACTAAGACCTTCTCGAAAAATAAAGGTTTTCAATAGTCACTTAGAGTCACGTTTAGTGAAGTACGTAATGTATGAAGGAAGCAAGAAGGCCAAGTATATGAACAAGAACAACGATTAA
- the rocD gene encoding ornithine--oxo-acid transaminase: protein MSVLEKISSKDAIALEDKYGAHNYHPLPVVLSKGEGVYVWDVEGKKYYDFLSAYSAVNQGHCHPKIVEAMTNQAQTLTLTSRAFYNDMLGKYEKYATETFQFDKLLPMNTGAEAVETALKLCRKWAYEKKGISENEAQIIVCENNFHGRTTTIISFSNDPVARQNFGPYTSGFLKIEYDNLEALAQTLELNKNVAGFLVEPIQGEAGVYVPSEGYLREAKALCEKHNVLFIADEVQTGIARTGKMLAVDHENVKPDVLILGKALSGGAYPVSAVLANDDVMEVIRPGNHGSTFGGNPIAAAVAMAALEVVKNEELAQNAETLGTLFRVELNKFIDTCNIVNGVRGKGLLNAILINDTEDSSTAWDICMALKENGLLAKPTHGNIIRFAPPLVMNEEQLLDCVNIITTTLKQFEK, encoded by the coding sequence ATGTCAGTTTTAGAAAAAATCAGTTCTAAGGATGCTATTGCATTAGAGGACAAGTACGGAGCACACAACTACCACCCATTACCTGTTGTTTTAAGTAAAGGAGAAGGTGTGTATGTTTGGGATGTTGAAGGAAAAAAATATTATGATTTTCTTTCGGCCTATTCCGCGGTAAATCAAGGGCATTGTCACCCTAAAATTGTTGAGGCCATGACCAATCAGGCGCAGACCTTAACGCTTACATCAAGGGCCTTTTATAACGATATGCTCGGAAAGTACGAGAAGTACGCTACCGAAACATTTCAGTTTGATAAGCTTTTACCCATGAACACGGGTGCGGAAGCAGTAGAAACTGCTTTGAAGCTATGTCGTAAATGGGCGTATGAGAAAAAAGGGATTTCTGAAAATGAAGCACAGATTATTGTTTGTGAAAATAACTTTCACGGACGAACTACTACCATTATTTCATTTTCGAACGACCCCGTAGCGCGTCAAAATTTTGGACCGTACACATCAGGATTCCTTAAAATTGAATACGACAATTTAGAAGCCCTGGCGCAAACATTAGAGCTAAACAAGAATGTTGCAGGATTTTTGGTGGAACCCATTCAAGGGGAAGCAGGCGTTTATGTTCCTTCTGAAGGGTATTTACGTGAGGCTAAAGCATTATGTGAAAAGCATAATGTGCTCTTTATTGCAGATGAAGTTCAAACGGGAATCGCTAGAACAGGAAAAATGTTGGCTGTAGATCATGAAAACGTTAAACCGGACGTCCTTATCTTAGGAAAGGCCCTTTCCGGAGGTGCATATCCAGTGTCTGCAGTTTTGGCAAATGATGATGTTATGGAGGTTATTAGACCAGGTAACCACGGTAGTACTTTTGGGGGTAACCCAATTGCCGCTGCGGTTGCAATGGCAGCTCTTGAAGTAGTTAAAAATGAAGAATTAGCCCAAAATGCCGAAACTTTGGGAACATTGTTCAGGGTAGAACTGAATAAATTTATTGATACTTGCAACATCGTAAACGGGGTAAGAGGTAAAGGTCTTTTGAATGCTATTTTAATTAATGATACGGAAGACAGTTCAACCGCTTGGGATATTTGTATGGCTTTAAAAGAAAACGGACTTTTGGCAAAACCTACGCATGGTAATATCATTCGTTTTGCACCACCTTTGGTAATGAACGAGGAACAACTATTAGATTGTGTCAATATTATTACCACAACTTTAAAGCAGTTCGAAAAATAG
- a CDS encoding DUF6048 family protein, whose translation MLRYFTSLFFFLVVTLGFSQNEPIDLNKKDTTVYKQKYGLRIGADLSRLAYSFFDDDYTGLELVADYRLTQNLYLAAELGNEEKTIGTPLGADIDNPDGDLYTFTTSGSYIKVGIDYNTYGNWYGEQNMIYIGGRYAFSTFSQELNAYKIFDSNRYWNPDDFASGSDALGKYEGRNKSWLEFVAGIKAELFSNLYLGASARLAILITNKRPENELDDLFIPGFNKVTDGSRFGIGYNFSMSYLIPLYKKKNEPKKEIPQPQPEPKPEGKERPQRQ comes from the coding sequence ATGTTAAGATATTTCACTAGTCTTTTTTTCTTTTTAGTTGTCACTTTGGGTTTCTCTCAGAACGAGCCTATTGACCTCAACAAAAAAGACACCACCGTATACAAACAAAAATACGGTCTTAGAATTGGAGCTGATTTGAGCAGACTTGCCTACTCCTTTTTTGATGATGATTATACCGGTTTGGAATTGGTAGCGGATTACAGACTTACTCAAAACCTGTATTTAGCAGCGGAACTTGGTAACGAAGAAAAAACAATAGGGACGCCTCTTGGTGCGGATATTGACAATCCGGATGGTGATTTATATACGTTCACCACATCTGGAAGCTATATTAAAGTGGGAATTGATTACAATACCTATGGAAACTGGTATGGTGAACAAAACATGATCTATATTGGTGGGCGCTATGCTTTTAGCACTTTTAGTCAAGAACTCAATGCCTATAAAATATTCGACTCCAACCGCTATTGGAATCCGGATGATTTTGCCTCTGGCAGTGATGCACTTGGAAAATACGAAGGACGTAATAAATCTTGGTTAGAATTCGTAGCAGGTATAAAAGCCGAACTTTTTAGTAACCTCTATTTAGGGGCAAGTGCTAGATTGGCCATATTAATAACGAACAAAAGACCCGAAAATGAATTGGACGACCTCTTTATTCCCGGTTTTAACAAAGTTACCGATGGGAGTAGGTTTGGAATAGGTTACAATTTCTCTATGAGCTACCTTATCCCCCTGTACAAAAAGAAAAACGAACCAAAAAAGGAAATTCCGCAGCCCCAACCTGAACCAAAACCCGAAGGCAAAGAACGACCGCAAAGACAATAG
- a CDS encoding cysteine desulfurase family protein produces the protein MKKVYLDNAATTQVRENVIVKMQDALANFYGNPSSTHSFGRSAKTAVESARKTIAKYMNAHPSEIVFTSGGTEADNMILRCAVRDLGVETIITSKIEHHAVLHTVEDLANEKGTQVIYVDLDPFGNPKLSHLEELLTKDDSKKLVSLMHVNNEIGNKIDISAVCELCHASGALFHSDTVQSIGHYPWDVKEVPADFLTAAAHKFHGPKGIGFAYVKKNSGLKPFISGGSQERGNRAGTESFHNIVGLETAFIEAYDNLESETAYVRELKSYFIGKMKEEIPNAKFNGHSGDLDKSTFTLVNVCLPINPQKALMLLFHLDIKGIACSKGSACQSGSDLGSHVLTEILSDEDLEKPSVRFSFSKYNTKEELDYTVQALKEFVEK, from the coding sequence ATGAAAAAGGTTTATTTAGATAATGCGGCCACTACGCAGGTACGCGAAAATGTCATTGTGAAGATGCAAGATGCATTAGCTAATTTTTATGGCAACCCATCTTCTACGCATAGTTTTGGACGATCTGCAAAGACAGCAGTAGAGAGTGCCCGTAAGACAATTGCCAAATACATGAACGCCCACCCTTCAGAAATTGTTTTTACTTCGGGAGGTACCGAAGCGGATAACATGATCTTACGTTGTGCCGTTCGTGACTTGGGCGTAGAAACGATTATAACATCAAAAATAGAGCATCATGCCGTTCTTCATACAGTTGAAGATTTGGCCAATGAAAAAGGAACCCAGGTTATATATGTTGATTTGGATCCTTTTGGGAATCCAAAACTTTCGCATTTAGAAGAGCTATTAACAAAGGACGATTCTAAAAAGTTGGTGAGTTTAATGCATGTTAATAATGAAATTGGTAATAAGATAGATATTTCTGCAGTATGTGAACTATGTCATGCAAGCGGAGCACTTTTTCATTCGGATACGGTGCAATCAATAGGCCATTATCCTTGGGATGTAAAAGAGGTTCCTGCCGACTTTTTGACGGCTGCCGCGCATAAATTTCATGGTCCTAAGGGAATTGGTTTTGCGTACGTAAAGAAAAATTCAGGACTGAAACCTTTTATTTCAGGAGGCTCACAAGAGCGAGGTAATCGTGCTGGAACCGAATCTTTCCATAATATTGTTGGGTTGGAAACAGCTTTCATAGAGGCGTATGATAATCTAGAATCTGAAACGGCTTATGTTCGTGAGTTGAAATCTTATTTTATAGGTAAGATGAAAGAAGAGATTCCGAATGCTAAATTTAATGGGCATTCTGGCGATTTGGATAAAAGTACGTTTACCTTGGTGAATGTTTGTTTGCCCATTAACCCACAGAAAGCTCTGATGCTTTTGTTTCATTTAGATATTAAAGGAATAGCCTGTTCTAAAGGGAGTGCATGCCAGTCTGGAAGTGATTTGGGTTCACACGTACTTACTGAAATCTTATCGGACGAAGATCTTGAAAAACCTTCGGTTCGGTTTTCGTTCTCAAAATATAATACCAAAGAAGAGTTGGACTATACCGTTCAGGCTCTCAAGGAATTTGTGGAAAAATAA